ATATAACACTGTTAATTTCTATGCTGTGCCCAACGACCTTATAGACCCAATTCACCACTAAACATGGCCTGACAAACCCACCCCCTATGTAGATGTCTGGAACCACCATAACCTTTGCACTGTGAACTATGACCTTAAAGGCCGATGTATGTAACCTCTGTTTCAACAGGAAAGCAGGCGTTCCAACTGATTCCGAGCCTTTTAGGTCAGGAGTCAAGTCTTGAGTGACCTCAAGGAAAAAAGGCTACTGCATGTGACCCTGTAGTCTAGGCTGTTTCACTTAGGAGTGCATTGGCttatcaaccctaacccttgttAAGCCTTAAGCTAGTGTCTCAATTCCCCAAGCTGTGAACAGCAACCCTTCTATTCACTATAGTTCTCCAGGTGTTTGTGATATTGACCTTAGGCTATCAAttagactgaacaaaaataaaatgtaaagtgttggtcccatgtttcatgagctgaaataaaaaatatccCAGAGATTTTCCatgcgcacaaaaagcttatttctctcaaattttgttcacaaatttcttggattcctgttagtgagcatttctccttcgccaatataatccatccacctgacaggtgtggcatatcaagaagctgattaaactgcatgatcattacacaggtgcaccttgtgctgaggacaataaaaggccactttaaaattgtcacacaacacaatgccacagatgtctcaagttttgagggagcgtgcaattggcatgttcaCTGCAGAAATGTGCCagatgttgccagataattgaatgttcatttctctaacataagctgcctccaacgtcattttagagaatttggcagtgcatCCAACCGGCGTCAAAACTGCATatcacctccacatctggcttcttcacctgtggggtCATCTGAGGGGGTTGGTGAGGAGTATCTATGTCTGCACTAATAcccctttgtggggaaaaaataattctgattggctgggcctggttgccaagtgggtgggcctatgcccacccatggttgcaccccttcccagtcatgtgaaatccatagattagggcctaatgaatttattttaatttactgatttccttttatgaactgtaactcagtaaactctttgaaatggttgcgtttagatttttgttcagtttagctTCACCTCTTTGCTTGAACAAATGACCTTTTGCAATCCATCATAACCATGATTGAGCAAAACATTGACCCAATGCTATTAAATATCAAAACCACACTTAGCAGAATGCCGAACCTTTTACCATCTATTAAATAACCAAGATAATAGTGACTATTAGGTATCAAAATGATCTCTTTGTTTAGGCTTTTCCTATCTAGAGTGTCTTATGAGAGTTCATTTCTCTCTGCCCACAAACTGCCTACACAGCAAAGTGTCCTCGACACTTTTGGGTCACTGGATGTGAAATTCTGTACAATAGCAGTCTATTTTAAAAACTAAATATATGGCTCATCTTGCAGTGTCTCGCTCACCCAGCCCAGTATAGATATAGTGATATTGCAATATATACTGAGTataacaaacattaggaacaccttctcccctttccctcagaacagcctcaatttgtaaGGGTATGGATTctataaggtgtcgaaagcgttccacagggatgctggcccatgttgattccaatgcagttgtgtcaagttggttggatgtcctttgggtggtggaccattcttgatacttACAGGAAACAGGTGAGtgtggaaaacccagcagcgttgcagttattgacacaaaccagtgcgcctggcacctactaccataccccgttcaaagacacttaaatctttgtcttgcccattcaccctctgaatggcacacatccacaatccatgtctcaattgtctcaaggcttaaaaatccttctctaacttgtctcctctccttcatctacactgattgaagtggatttaacaagtgacatcaataagggatcatagctttcacctggattcagctggtcagtatgtcatggaaagaggtgttcctaatgttttgtacaccctgTATAGGCCTAGTGcttctgtagcctactgtattaTTGTACCCTTTTCACACCATCGCGCTGACCCGACCTATAGTGCTGGCTCTGATATTATCTgttcacattgtcctttccagcatgGTTCCAGCAACTAAAGTGGAAGTGTAACCAGGTCAGCACAGCACACATCTCAGCTTGGTTCAACTCAATAGTGAGGAAAGGAAATGGGATACCTAGCAATGTTCCCTCAAATTCTCCGGGGCACTGAGCAAATATAAGGAAcggctgagcgcaaacttgaaggttgtgaaaattctgtgcaacttccggcgcgcgtttactgtgaacactgaggttgtacctgctttaagttacagttgtaagagtggtcaagtaggctactgtggctatttgatcataatgttgGCCTACCCGAGTgacctaccatcaaaaacaatggagaaaaatgCATCCAATAACATTTGAACAcagaaatagctgttctatcattcagcctacagtagcagccaatgtgtggtgttcaatgtacacctacattccatgagacttttgaaaaaaacacaaaatacaacACTGACCCTAAGACTTAAAAAGCTATTTACCTGACAcgttttcaaagatgtctagaaatgtacacgttttgtgctTTTGTAGGAAGCAAACACTCCCCCATTGTTGACTAGAAATgagctataactgggctaataactcactaactagcaaagaatatgaacaaaaGTGCATCTATTCACGACCGCTCATACTGTAGCCTAAATACGGTCCAGCTCAAAGTGAGAGACACAGATCCATATATTGCAATGGTTATTTGCATATAGGTCTGTGTAGAGTACCTGCCTGTCAATACTATAGTCTTACCTGTCAATACTttagaatcctactccaatgtGCTCTGCCTACAGGAAAATATCTTGCACAGTTAGTTTTGTATACCAAGTCTTGAATAGTTTGTTTTATGTCGGTATGTTACATTGAAATTGGTTAACattgcgttgattcgatcacaactCCCACAGTAGAGCGAAAttttgatagtgttaactaaaggggTAAACTCAAGAAAGGTGAGTGAAGTTCAAACTCGTGCTTCTCTGGCTGGACGGCTATTTCGTCTGCGCGGCAGTCTGATGGGAGCTGTACGCAGGTTAGAGGGAAAACTGACACCGCGTCAGTTGTATAActcaatgcattcaactgaaatgtgtcttccgcatttaactcaTCCCCTCATAACCAGAGATCATCGGCACCCAAGGATCAgttgttaactgccttgctcaagggcagaacggacCATTTTtacaccttgtcagctctgggttTCGAACAAGGAACCTGTCGGTTACTgtaccaacgctctaaccgctaggctacccacCTTTGATCATCTCAGGCTTGTTTAGTAGCTCGTAATAGAGTTAAAGCAGCTGATAGAGGCCTAGCGCGTATTTAGCAGACTGTAGGCCTGCAGTGTCAGTCATTGATGTCCACCCATAGTAATATCGTTTTCTATTTAGTCCTGTGTGTTCACCCACCTTTGATCATCTCCGGCTTGTAGGTGCTCCTCAGGTGTTCCAGAATGTTATTATAGAAGGGCTGGGACAGCTCTGCAGGCATGGCAGCATGGAAGTCTGGCTTGTTACCCTTTAGTATGCACTGCAGAGTGAACTGACTGACACACAGGACTTCATATTCCTTGTCCATGACGCTTTTGCTCCACGCCCGGCCGTTCTCATCGTCAAACAGACGCAGGTTGAGGATCTTACGAACCCTGAGGAGCAGAGAAATGAACATTGGGGCGTAGAATTGATTGAAATATAGAATTGATTTATTTGAACATTTATGTGTTGGGGACACAAAGGAGGTGGCTATAGGAGTGAGCAAGTATTTTGTGCAGATGTTCCAAACTTATTGGGCTAATACAAAAGAATTGCTCTATGTGAATGCTTGTCTTACAAATTCCTATTACAGATATGAACCTGACCTGGCCCTTATGCCCTGCCTATGTAGGAGAAGGGCTACAGTACCGTAGTGCAAAGACCATGTTTTGTGACTGAATGAACCCACACTCACATGTAGTCAACATCCTTCTGTGTGTCCTCCATGGATATACCCAGcaacacacacagtcctctgCCTATTGAGCTGATGGGCACCTCTCCCACTGTGACAACACAGGACAGAATTATCAAATCAATAAAATAATTGTCCTTTTCATTATTCAGTGTCAGACACATCCTCCTCAAAAAGTGTGGTTAATCTAGCACACACTG
This genomic stretch from Oncorhynchus clarkii lewisi isolate Uvic-CL-2024 chromosome 13, UVic_Ocla_1.0, whole genome shotgun sequence harbors:
- the LOC139423808 gene encoding D-aminoacyl-tRNA deacylase 1-like, producing the protein MKAIIQRVTTASVSVGEVPISSIGRGLCVLLGISMEDTQKDVDYMVRKILNLRLFDDENGRAWSKSVMDKEYEVLCVSQFTLQCILKGNKPDFHAAMPAELSQPFYNNILEHLRSTYKPEMIKDGQFGAYMQVHIQNDGPVTIELVSPSAPMDPKQLAKQEKQQQRKEKPRSKGPSESGRERAAPRPRAQDPNASSGADGDVSSERET